Below is a window of Staphylococcus succinus DNA.
TAGCGATAATTGGTAAAATATTAACGCCCACAGCAGTTGTAATTAAATCAGCCTCTAACACAGCTTGTCTCAAGCTATCAGAAGGCGCTGCTGAATTAATGGCATCAACATTGTGTACACGTGTTGTTGTATGTGCTTCATCAGCTAAAATAACGTCATATTCATGTACTTCATCTAATTTATTAATAATATCGGTATTAACATCTGCAAAAGTTACTTTCACATTGTTGTCAGCTAATATATAACCAATAAAACCTCGACCAATATTTCCAGCACCAAAGTGTAATGCTTTCATTATGCATCAGCCTCCTCAAAGACTTGTTTAATTTCTTCAGCAGACGAAGCATTTACGATACGCTCTACATTTTCTTCTTCGCTAAAAGTGATTGCGATTTGTGAAAGTAAATCCAAATGCTCACCATCTTTACCAGCAATACCTACAACAACTTTCACTTCTTCGCCGTCCCAGTCAACGCCTTCAGGTATTTGGATTAAAGTAAGTCCAGATTTTAATACACTTGTTTTAGCTTCATCAGTACCATGTGGGATAGCTAAGCCATTGCCCATAAATGTAGTCACTATTTCTTCACGGTCTTTCATTGCTTGAATATATGCTTCTGTCACAGCACCACTTGATACTAAAGCTTGTCCTGCTTTTTCGATTGCTTCGTTTTGTGTTCCAACTTTTTGGTTAATAAATATATTTTCATTACTGAATAATTCGCTCATTTTTCTTCACTCCATGTTTAATTGATTTTTTAAATGTATTAGATAATGCTGTTTCAACATATCTTTTAGTTGTTCAGGGTGTTTCATAAATTCATCAATTTGCTTTAAATGTTCTACCATGTCTCCAGATATATCACTGACAAGACTAGCCAAATAATCATCAGGGGGTATAAACATATTCAACAAATATTTTATCGATTGATTGTCATTTTGATTACTTTTAAGCAAGATGGGTTCATTCAAAATAGTAATTAAAATAATAGGTTTTTGAATGATTTCATGCTTTAAATGAGGTATAGCTATCGGATAAGGTTCTAGGACAAAACCTTGTTTATCTATACAATCTTTAATAAGTTCAGCGAATGACGAGTGATGATGAATGATTTCATATGATATAAGTTTGTCAGTTAAATAATTGGACAAGTCAGATATACTCGTATAATCAATATATACAGAATCTATAAGTTCTAAACCTTTTCTAATGTATTTAAGTTGATCCTCAGGAGCTTTAATATGTTGTTTGATATTTTCAATTTCTGAACCTGTCGTTGCTATTGAATCTTTACGCATATTTAAAAATGCAGCTACATGGTTAATATCTGAATCTGGCAATAAAGGGTTCACAGTTAGATAGGGAACAGTTATGTCTAAATCAACGGTTGAAATAATAGCATCGTATTGTGATGTATCAATTTCAATTAAGTCACCTACAGATGCTTGTTTAGGATGTTGTATTTCGCTGAATGTTTGTTGTAATCGTGTAGCGAGTAGACGACTTGTGCCAATACCACTACTACAAACAACTAATACTTTATAGTTGTTTGTACTTTGACTTTGAATTGCACCCCCAAAATGCAAGACGATAAAAGCAATTTCACTATCTGGGAAAACAAAGTTCGGCCAAGTCTGAATGAGACCTTGGTGGACACTTTCGAAAAGGCTAGGGTATTTATACTTAATCATTTCTGTTAATGGATTATATGTTTCAATATTAGCGTTCAAACGATTAATTGCAGGAATAATATGGAGTCTTAAACCTTCTGTTAAGGTTTCTAAATCGTTAAATTTATGAGATGAATTGTTAATAACAAATTGTGTGAACTGATTGATTTTATTCTCATCTTTTTCATCTTTCTCATCTTTAAATATATCGTCAGACTCTTTTCGTTTGGCGCCACGTAAGTGAATGGTAATGAAAGTAACTTCAGCTTGATTAAATTGAACATCATAGATGTCTTCTAAATGTATAGCTAAAGCATGTGCAACTTCATGTTCAAATGAATCTTTAACACTATTATAGATATCCTCACTAATAGAGACATACTCACCATTTAACATACGATCGATACTTAAGACGATGTGGACAGTCAAAGTGAGATAACTTGATTCAGTTAATGCGTATGGAAGCTGGCCTAAGTGATCCATAAGTATGCGCTCGACTTGGAAAATTTTGTCCATATCCACCATAGATAATTGAGAGTGATTTAAGGACTGATACACAAAATGATTTTCAATAACAGAATAAACACTTGTACTATTTAAATTATTAACCATAAGTTGACTTAATAACTCACGTTTTTTTGACTCAGTTCCTTCCAAACGAATGCCTTCACCACGTTTTTTATGAAGCTGCAATTGATATTGGTCGAGCTCATAATCTAATTCATCTAGTAATTTAGCTAATGTTTGTGTAGATACACCAATTTCCTGTGCCAAGCCATATTGTTTAATCGGTTCTTTAGCTTGAATTAAACCATATAAAATAATTACTTTTTGTTCTTCATGAGATAAGTCAATTGTATTTTGCTTGAGCAGCATATTTTTGAGTGCAGTAATAGCTTGTTCATCTCCATCAAATTGTATGCCTTTTTTTGTTACGCGTTCTAATTTGATATTAAATGAATTAATATAAGACTCGATAGATTTTAATTCCCTATGAATAGTACGAGAGGATACAGCTAAGTATTGAGCAATGTCATAAATTTTGACATATTGACCGTGATACTTAATTAACATTTCGATAATTTCTTTTTCACGTGTACTCAAAAACATAGCCGGACCCTCCCGTATCGTTCTATTTTAATGTAAATTAATTTTCTTCATTTTTTAGATTTTCTAATAGTTCGTCATATCTTGGTGAATTCAAGAAATTATCAACAGAGATATGAATTGCACTTGGAACTTGTTTGATTGCTCTATCTGTTAGTTTTTTCTGTGTGATAACAAGTTGAGCATCACTTGGTAATTGATTAATTGCTGTATTAGTCACATTTACATCTTGTATGCCTGCTTTTTTAAATTTATTGCGTAACATGCTTGCACCCATAGCACTAGATCCCATACCTGCATCACATGCGAATATCACATGATTTACTTTACTATAATCATGCGCATGGACATTTTCTGTATCATAATCATCTAATATGTCTGCATCATTATTTGCATCGCTATTTGAAGTTTCATCGGTAGCTGTGCCTGTAGTCGCGCCAGCAGTTGTTGTAGCTTTACTATCTTCTTTCCCTGATAACTTAGAAGCTACACTTGATTTTTTACCCTTTGTTGCTTCCATCTTCTCAGTAGCCGCTTCTAAATCTTCTTCGGGTTCTTTTGTGAATTTTAGGATAATAGCAGCAACTATAAATGAAACGAGAGCCGCTAATAATACACCTAAAATCATGTGGAAGAACTCTCCTTTAGGGGCATTAAGAATATAAACTATGAAAGACCCTGGTGAGGCAGGGCTCTTGAATCCAAAGTCAAAAAGTGAAAATGTAGCAACACCTGTCATACCACCTAAGATTACAGCAATGAATAATAGCGGGCGCATTAACACATAAGGGAAGTAAATCTCATGAATACCACCTAAGAAGTGTATGATACCAGCGCCGTATGATGTTGCCTTGGCAGTCCCTTTACCAAAAATCATATAAGCTACTAAGATACCTAAACCAGGTCCAGGATTTGATTCGATTGTATATAAAATAGATTGACCTGCTGAAGCTGCTTGATCAGCACCGAGCGGGGTAAACACACCATGGTTAATCGCATTGTTTAAGAATACGATTTTTGCTGGTTCAACAATGATACTGACTAATGGAAGTAAATGCGCATGTACCAAAGCCTCAACAGCTACGGATAAGATATGCATAATAAATTCCATTATTGGTGCTAAAACTTTAAATCCAATAATTGTCATGATAAAACCTAAAATACCAGCTGAGAAATTATTGAATAGCATTTCAAAGCCTTGAGGCGTTCTTGGTTGAATAAAGCCATCGACTTTTTTCATTAGCCACCCTACAAGTGGTCCCATGATCATTGCACCAAGTAACATTGGGGTATCTGGTAAGGCAACGATAACACCCATTGTTGCTACAGCAGCAATAATACCACCGCGCATTTCATGTATAAGGCGACCACCACTGTATGCGATAAGTAATGGAATTAAGTAAGTGATCATTGGTCCAGCTAACTCACTTAAATCTTTATTTGGCCACCAACCACCATCAATAAATATCGCTGCAATAAATCCCCATGCGATAAAAGCACCGATGTTTGGCATAATCATACTACTTAGGAAAGAGCCGAATGCTTGAACTTTACGTCCAATACCGTTTTTTTCTTCAGTTTGAGTTTGTGACATAATTTGCACCTCTTTTTCTCTTTTATTTGTAACTTCATTGTATGGTTGTTCATCTAATTTAACAACTTAAAGTAATTTCAATTTTGTCACAATGTTTTTGACAAGTTTATGACTATAGTGACCGAAAAGAATTAATATTTTGCATAATATATACGATAGTAAAAATTTTAAAAGATTATGAACACGAAATTAATATATTATTTGCAATAGATATATTAAACATTGTACAATGGGTTGTATTGAAGGAAGGGAGGTTAATTAACAAGCGAGTTCAATTAAAGCGCCTGTACAAGTGAAGAGGTTATATGTTTAAAATTTAAGGTTTATAACAGAAATCTTAATAGACATCATATCGAAGCTTGTAGACGAGGAGGATAGTTATCGAACCATCGGCGGATGCTATCCCGGATGTGGCTCATTCGAGAGCTTATTAAGTAAAACATTGGGGCAACCTAGTGCACAAAGTTAATAAGATAGCCAATAATTAAATAAAAATACTATTATAAGGTGAGAGGGATAGCTGCATGCTTTTTTAGACAGGACTTTCCTATTACTTAACAATAGGAAGCGGTCTGTCTAAAATAGGGCTATGCTATTTAAAAACAAGTTCGTTTACGCTGAACGTAGAAACCCAATCACCATAACATTGGAGGAAATTATAAATGTGTGGAATTGTTGGATATATCGGGCATGATAATGCTAAAGAATTATTATTAAAAGGTTTAGAGAAATTAGAGTACAGAGGCTATGATTCAGCTGGTGTAGCAGTAGTCAATGATGAAGGTACATCTGTATTTAAAGCAAAAGGTCGTATTGCTGAGCTTAGAAAAGTTGCTGATAGTGATGCAACAGATGGCAGTGTAGGCATCGGTCATACACGTTGGGCAACACATGGTGTTCCAAACTATGAAAATTCACACCCACATCAATCATCTTCAAATCGTTTTACACTTGTACATAACGGTGTAATTGAAAACTATGAAGAACTAAGAAATGAATATTTGAGTGAAATTGCATTCCAATCAGAAACTGATACAGAAGTTATTGTACAATTGGTCGAATATTTTTCAAATGAAGGACTTCCAACTGAAGAAGCATTTACAAAAGTAGTATCATTATTGGAAGGTTCGTATGCGCTTGGTTTAATCGATAGTGCTGATCGAGATACAATCTTCGTGGCTAAAAATAAATCGCCGCTATTAATTGGTGTTGGTGATGATTTCAATGTTATTGCTTCAGATGCAATTGCGATGTTACAAGTAACTAATAGATATAAAGAAATCCATGATCATGAGATTGTTATCGTTAAACGTGATGAAGTTATCATTAAGGCTCAAGATGGCAGTGTTCAAGAAAGAGATGCTTATACAGCGCAAATTGATGCTTCTGATACTGAAAAAGGTGTCTATGATCACTATATGCTTAAAGAGATTCATGAGCAGCCTGCAGTAATGCGTAGAATCATTCAAGAATATCAAGATGAAGATGGTAACTTGAAGATGGATGCGGATATTATTAAGGATGTAGCAGAAGCAGATCGTATTTATATTGTTGCAGCTGGAACAAGTTATCATGCAGGTTTAGTAGGCAGAGAGTTTATTGAGAAATGGGCTGGTGTTCCTACAGAAGTACATGTAGCCTCAGAGTTTGTCTATAATATGCCGTTACTTTCAGAAAAGCCTTTATTCATTTATATTTCACAATCAGGTGAGACTGCAGACAGTCGTGCAGTATTGGTAGAAACTAATAAATTAGGTCATAAATCACTAACTATTACTAATGTGGCTGGCTCTACACTTTCTCGTGAAGCTAATCATACATTATTGTTACATGCAGGTCCTGAAATTGCTGTAGCTTCTACTAAAGCTTATACAGCACAAATTGCGGTATTATCAATACTTTCACAAATCGTTGCACAAGAGCACGGTAGAGAAGCAAATATTGATTTATTACCAGAATTAGCAAAGGTAACTACAGCAATTGAAGCTATTGTTGATGATGCAGACATTATGGAACAAATAGCTACTGATTTCTTAGCAACAACACGTAACGCATTCTTTATCGGTAGAACAATGGATTATAATGTGAGTTTAGAAGGCGCATTAAAACTCAAAGAAATTTCATACATTCAAGCAGAAGGATTTGCTGGTGGTGAATTGAAACACGGTACAATCGCGCTTATTGAAGAAGGTACACCAATCATTGCTTTAGCGACACAAAAAAATGTTAATCTTTCAATCAGAGGTAACGTGAAAGAAGTTGTGGCACGTGGTGCAAACCCTTGTATTATTTCAATGGATGGACTTAACAAAGAGGGCGACACTTATGTAATTCCACATGTACATGAGTTATTAACACCGTTAGTGTCAGTTGTCACAACACAATTAATTGCTTATTATGCTTCATTACACAGAGATTTAGATGTGGATAAACCACGTAACTTGGCAAAATCAGTTACTGTAGAATAAATCTATTTTGTAACAGGTGTTGGATATGACAGTTCATATCTAACACCTGTTTTTTAGTATATATTCTATTTACTAAGATGAAGATATAGCTGTATAATGCTTAGACAAATTATTTTCAAATGACAAAAGATTCTATTATGCTTAAATTATTATATTATAGGTCTTATGGAAGATAAAGGGGAAATGATAGTGACTAAACCAAAAGTATATACAATGGCGTTCAGGTCCGTGTATCCTCATCTTATAACTAAAGTTGAGAAAAAGGGAAGAACCAAAGCAGAAGCAGATTTATTAATTCGATGGATGACTGGATATTCCCAAAAACAGATAGATCAAATGTTAGAAGATGATACAGACTATGAAACATTTATTGTGAAAGCGCCACAGTTAAATCCAGATAGAAATAAAATCACTGGTGTCATTTGTGGTGTTCGGGTAGAAGATATGGAAGCATCAGTTATGAAAGAAATTCGTTATTTAGATAAAATAATTGATGAATTAGCAAAAGGCAAGGCGATTGAAAATATCATGAGAGAAGATAAATAGAAAATATCGTGCAAGTACAGTTAGGAAAAGGGGAATATGGATGCTTATTGATTTAAAGCATATTGCTAGAAGAAAGCAAGGGAAAGAAATAATTAAAAATGTAAGTTGGCAAGTCAATAAAGGTGATAAGTGGATGTTATATGGGTTAAACGGTGCTGGTAAAACGACATTGCTTAATATTTTAAATGCATATGAACCTCATACTTCAGGTGAACTTACATTATTTGGAATGCAACCAGGTAAAAAGGGCTATTCTGCGGATAATGTACGCGCGCAAATAGGATTTGTGTCGAATAGTTTAATGGACCGATTTCAAGATGGGGAAATCGTGATAGATGTAGTTATAAGTGGCATATTTAAGTCTATAGGTATTTTCCAAGAAGTGCATCAATCATATATAGATATGGCTAAAAAGTATTTGGCACAAATGGGTATGTCAGATTTTGAAAATCAATATTATGGCTATTTATCTACAGGAGAAAGGCAAAAAGTACTTATAGCAAGAGCGTTGATGGGTAGCCCACAATTACTTATTTTAGATGAACCGGCTTCAGGATTAGATTTTATTGCGCGTGAAGATTTATTAAATGCGTTAGATTCACTTTATAAACAAAATCCACAACTAGCAGTGATTTATGTTACCCATTTTGTAGAAGAAATAACATGTAGTATCCAAAAAGGTTTTTTATTAAAAGATGGTAGCTGTTATAAGCAAGGGGATTTAACTTCAGTCCTTAATAGTAATACATTGAGTGAATTTTTCAATAGAAATGTATATGTTAATAATCAAAATCAACGTTATTCATTATTTTTACAGGAATAGTGCATTGCAGAAATGAAAAGATAGTGCAATAATTTAATACGATAATATGTGATGGGGGACTTATAGAAATGGATAATGTTAAAGCAATATTTTTAGATATGGACGGTACAATTTTACATAAAGATAACCGTGTAGATATAGAGACAGTAAAAGTCATCAGTCAGTTGAGAAATCAGGGTTATAAAGTATTCTTAGCTACTGGAAGAGCGCATGATGAAATACATTATTTAGTACCTGAGTCTTTTGAAGTAGACGGTATTATTAGTTCAAATGGTACATTAGGTGTAGTTGAAGAAGAAACGATATTTAAGCATAGTTTATCTTATAATACAGTGCTTGAAATCGTGAAACGTGCAAAACAACAAGCAATTTATTATGAGGTATTTCCCTTTGATAGACAGCGTATTGTACTTAAAGAAGATAAAGCATGGGCTGAAGAACTATTTGAAGCTAATACACCACCTGGAAAAGTTGGTGAGAGCGAATGGACTTCAAGAAAAGAATCTATTGTGAAAAAAGTTGATTGGGAAGATAGCATACCCGATAGTACTTTTTCTAAAATATATTTATTTTCACCAGACTATGATAAGATTACAAATTTTCGTAATCAATTAATCGAAGATGAAGTGGCACTACACATAAGTGTTTCTAATTCATCACGCTTCAACGCTGAAACAATGGCATTTGAAGTAGACAAAGGTACTGGTATAAAAGAAATGATAGAACATTTTGGCATTCGACAAGAAGAAACATTAGTTATTGGTGACAGCGATAATGATAGAGCGATGTTTGCATTTGGTCATTATACGGTTGCTATGAAGAATGCAAGACCCGAAATACAAGCATTAGCCAAAGATGTTACTTCATTAACAAATGAAGAAAATGGTGCTGCAGCATACTTAAGTGAACATTTTATAAATAACTAAGTATTTTAGTGTAGTTAATTTAAAAATTAAGAAATTAAGCCAAGTTACAGTGTTACAGTTAACCTATTGTGACTTGGCTTTTATTATTTAGACAATATTTTTTAAGAAGATTTCTATTGATTAATATAAAGTATGATATGAAATACGTTTATAATCGATAGAGAAGCTGCTAAATTGAACCATTAATCATAAAAGGTATAATTATCCAACATATTACAAAAAGCCAATGTAGCTATTCTATGAGCTACATTGGCTTTTATAAAATGAACAGGTTATTTATCTGATTTATTAAATTGATCTTTTAATTCTGAAGATTTGTTTTGTACATCATCATTTTTATCATTTAAATTAGATTTAACATTATTTTGTACATCTTCTTTTTTATTATTCAAATCTGACTTTTCAGTTTGATTTGAAACACTGTTTTTAACTTTTGATTGTTGTTCGGATTGATCTGTTTTTTTATCTTTTTTGTTTTCAGTAGATGTGATAGGTTCACCATCGTTATTATAATATTGAATGATAGCTAACATATTTGTATAGTAAACAGCTAATCTAATGAGTACAACAAGCACACTTACAATGTAGATGATTGTTAATGCAACTTTTTGTGAAATGCTACCAGTGCCAATTGAAATCAGTTGACTTACTGGATTAGCAAGAATAATTACAAGTAAATTTAATAACAATAATCCAATGAAGAATTTGAACCATGTTTTTCTACCATTTTTAATACCTTTAAATCCACGTTTGATACATCCCCAAGCACCTTTATTAGGGTCTTTAATGAATGCTAATGTGAAGTTGATAATTAAAATAGTAATAAACCAATAAATAAATGATTGAATAAACACGACTAAAGTTGCTGCAATAATTTGTAATGTCAATGAAATGCCAAGCGCATGATCAGAACTACTTAAAGGACCTTGTAACGCACCAAATAATTGAGCAATACCTAGATTTAGTAATTTAGATAATAATATATTAACTACTAATAGAAGGATTATAAATATTAAGGCGAATAAAGATAGTTTTAAGCTTTTAGCATATTTTCCTTTTTTAAATGTTGAAAATAAATCTTTAAAGTTTACCTTGTCTTTATTTATTGCTTTGTCTATAGTGTAGATAGTTCCTGATATTAATGGATAGCCAATAAATACAAAGAACAATAATGGAACAAGTAATGTTAGGATTAATATAAATATTGAACCTACGATTGATTGTTGCATAGCCATAGCCATAGCGAATTTATATAGCGCTGGTTGAACTGGCATAAACGTCAATATAGTTAAAGCAAATAATATGACAAAACTTACTATTGTAAAAAGTAAAATTTTAGCATGTTGTGGTTTAGCATTTTGTAAAGCTAGTTTATGAAATTTAAACAAATTTTAAGCACTCCTTTTTAGTGATAAGATTACGATATCAGAAAATTAAAGATTTTAAAATTAATAGGTAACAAAACAGCAATAAAATGTTAAAATATCGGAATGAACTCAAGTTGAAAGGAGATATCATCATGAAATTTGCAATAATTACTGATGTCCACGGAAATTTTGATGCCTTAGAATCAGTTTTAGATGATATTGATAGAAGAGAAAAAATCGATAAAATTTATAACTTAGGCGATAATATTGGAGTCGGACATGAAACGAACAAAGTACTGGATGCTATCTTTGATAGAGATGATATGGAAATTATAGCAGGTAACCATGATGAAGCAGTGATGTCGCTCGTCAATGAAACACCCTATCCAGAAGATTTAAAAGATAAATTCTATGAACATCATCAATGGATTGAAAGTCATTTAGATGAAGATTATTATGATAGATTAAATGGCTTATCACGTGTCATGGAGCTGACATTGAATAATAAAAAAATATTATTTATTCACTACGAAATTCCTAATGAGAAATTAGAGACACCAATTGATGGGCAACCATTTAGTCCAATTGTTGAGCCAAGTGAAGAAAATGTTAAAGCGTTATTTGCTGATAAAAATGCGGATTTAATTGTATTTGGACATAATCATACTGTACATTTATATGATGACAAATCAACTGTTTATTTCAATCCTGGATCAGTAGGATTAAATAATGGCGCATATGCAGTGTATGGCATTGTAACAATTGAGGAAGATGAATTTTCATTTGAACGTGTGAAAGTACCTTATGATAATGAAGAATTCATAAGAGGATTTAATGAGAAACAAGTACCAGCGAAAGAGCTCATATTTGATAAATTTTTATAACAGAAAACTGTTAAAACTAAACTAAGCACCGTATCATTTACTTTAGATGATACGGTGCTTAGTTGTTTAAGATTTAGAATAAAAAGGTTAATGGGCATGGGCATGTACATCAGAACCTTTATCAATAGATGAACATAATGTTGCATTATCATGCTGATGTGCGTTTGTTTCTAATTGGATGGTCATATGTTGAATATTTAAATGTTCTAACTTATGCTCTAGTCGATTTAAGAGCACTTCGCCCTCTTGGATAGACATAGTATCAGCTACAACAGCATGACAGCTTAAGGCGTTCATTTCATTTGATATTGTCCATATATGGCAATCATGTACATTTTCAACCTGGGGCTCATCAATAATTGTAGAAATGACTTTAGACAAATTGACGTCACTTGGTGTACCTTCCATTAATATATTTAAAGAGGATTTTGTGATACCCCAACTACTTTTTATAATTAGAATAGAAACAATGATACTTGCTATAGGATCAGCAATTGTAAAATTAAATCCCCAAATGAGTAAAGCAGCAATAATTGCACCCACTGAACCTAATAAGTCACCCATAACGTGAAGGAAGGCACCTCGCATATTAATATTATGAGAGGTATCTCCGCCTTTAAACATTAAAGCGGCAACTATAATATTTATAATAAGTCCAAGAAGACTAATGATGAACATTTCTGTGGACTTAACATCTTCTGGTGTAAAGAAACGTCCAATAGCTTCTACAATTATGACAACCCCTATAACGAATAAAGTAATGCCATTAAATAGCGCGGCAAGTATTTCAAATCTTTTATAACCAAATGTTTTAGATTGCGTTGCATGCTTTTCGGCATATATAAAAGCAAGCAGAGCAACGCCTAATGAAATTGTATCGCTAAACATGTGTAAACCATCAGATAACAATGCTAAACTGTTGGCAACAAAGCCGCCGATAATTTCAACAATCATGAATATACCTATGATTAAGAAACTAATTAGTAATATTTTTTTGTTATTTGTGTGTACATGACCATGATTATGGTTGTGTTTTTCAGTCATACGAAAAACCACCTTTCTTAGCTTATTTATGAGTGGCGTGATGTATCGCTTGTTTTAACAAAGTTGTTACATGTGTGTCATCTAAAGTATAAATCATAGATTGTCCGTCACGTTTTGACTTAACTAAATGGGCTTGCTTTAATAAACGCAATTGATGTGAAACGTTAGATTGACTAATATCCAAAGTGTGTGCAATATGACCAACACTACATTCTCCATGTGATAATAAATGCATAATTCGGATACGATTCCCGTCGCTTAAAGCCTTGAAAATTTCAGTTACGCTATCAATCGTTTGTTGATCAAATGAATCATCCATATCGAGACCCCCTACATATTAATATATGAACATTTATTCATATGTTAATATGTAGGGCG
It encodes the following:
- a CDS encoding PTS sugar transporter subunit IIA, translated to MSELFSNENIFINQKVGTQNEAIEKAGQALVSSGAVTEAYIQAMKDREEIVTTFMGNGLAIPHGTDEAKTSVLKSGLTLIQIPEGVDWDGEEVKVVVGIAGKDGEHLDLLSQIAITFSEEENVERIVNASSAEEIKQVFEEADA
- a CDS encoding BglG family transcription antiterminator codes for the protein MFLSTREKEIIEMLIKYHGQYVKIYDIAQYLAVSSRTIHRELKSIESYINSFNIKLERVTKKGIQFDGDEQAITALKNMLLKQNTIDLSHEEQKVIILYGLIQAKEPIKQYGLAQEIGVSTQTLAKLLDELDYELDQYQLQLHKKRGEGIRLEGTESKKRELLSQLMVNNLNSTSVYSVIENHFVYQSLNHSQLSMVDMDKIFQVERILMDHLGQLPYALTESSYLTLTVHIVLSIDRMLNGEYVSISEDIYNSVKDSFEHEVAHALAIHLEDIYDVQFNQAEVTFITIHLRGAKRKESDDIFKDEKDEKDENKINQFTQFVINNSSHKFNDLETLTEGLRLHIIPAINRLNANIETYNPLTEMIKYKYPSLFESVHQGLIQTWPNFVFPDSEIAFIVLHFGGAIQSQSTNNYKVLVVCSSGIGTSRLLATRLQQTFSEIQHPKQASVGDLIEIDTSQYDAIISTVDLDITVPYLTVNPLLPDSDINHVAAFLNMRKDSIATTGSEIENIKQHIKAPEDQLKYIRKGLELIDSVYIDYTSISDLSNYLTDKLISYEIIHHHSSFAELIKDCIDKQGFVLEPYPIAIPHLKHEIIQKPIILITILNEPILLKSNQNDNQSIKYLLNMFIPPDDYLASLVSDISGDMVEHLKQIDEFMKHPEQLKDMLKQHYLIHLKNQLNME
- a CDS encoding PTS mannitol transporter subunit IICB, producing the protein MSQTQTEEKNGIGRKVQAFGSFLSSMIMPNIGAFIAWGFIAAIFIDGGWWPNKDLSELAGPMITYLIPLLIAYSGGRLIHEMRGGIIAAVATMGVIVALPDTPMLLGAMIMGPLVGWLMKKVDGFIQPRTPQGFEMLFNNFSAGILGFIMTIIGFKVLAPIMEFIMHILSVAVEALVHAHLLPLVSIIVEPAKIVFLNNAINHGVFTPLGADQAASAGQSILYTIESNPGPGLGILVAYMIFGKGTAKATSYGAGIIHFLGGIHEIYFPYVLMRPLLFIAVILGGMTGVATFSLFDFGFKSPASPGSFIVYILNAPKGEFFHMILGVLLAALVSFIVAAIILKFTKEPEEDLEAATEKMEATKGKKSSVASKLSGKEDSKATTTAGATTGTATDETSNSDANNDADILDDYDTENVHAHDYSKVNHVIFACDAGMGSSAMGASMLRNKFKKAGIQDVNVTNTAINQLPSDAQLVITQKKLTDRAIKQVPSAIHISVDNFLNSPRYDELLENLKNEEN
- the glmS gene encoding glutamine--fructose-6-phosphate transaminase (isomerizing); this encodes MCGIVGYIGHDNAKELLLKGLEKLEYRGYDSAGVAVVNDEGTSVFKAKGRIAELRKVADSDATDGSVGIGHTRWATHGVPNYENSHPHQSSSNRFTLVHNGVIENYEELRNEYLSEIAFQSETDTEVIVQLVEYFSNEGLPTEEAFTKVVSLLEGSYALGLIDSADRDTIFVAKNKSPLLIGVGDDFNVIASDAIAMLQVTNRYKEIHDHEIVIVKRDEVIIKAQDGSVQERDAYTAQIDASDTEKGVYDHYMLKEIHEQPAVMRRIIQEYQDEDGNLKMDADIIKDVAEADRIYIVAAGTSYHAGLVGREFIEKWAGVPTEVHVASEFVYNMPLLSEKPLFIYISQSGETADSRAVLVETNKLGHKSLTITNVAGSTLSREANHTLLLHAGPEIAVASTKAYTAQIAVLSILSQIVAQEHGREANIDLLPELAKVTTAIEAIVDDADIMEQIATDFLATTRNAFFIGRTMDYNVSLEGALKLKEISYIQAEGFAGGELKHGTIALIEEGTPIIALATQKNVNLSIRGNVKEVVARGANPCIISMDGLNKEGDTYVIPHVHELLTPLVSVVTTQLIAYYASLHRDLDVDKPRNLAKSVTVE
- a CDS encoding DUF2200 domain-containing protein, whose protein sequence is MTKPKVYTMAFRSVYPHLITKVEKKGRTKAEADLLIRWMTGYSQKQIDQMLEDDTDYETFIVKAPQLNPDRNKITGVICGVRVEDMEASVMKEIRYLDKIIDELAKGKAIENIMREDK
- a CDS encoding ABC transporter ATP-binding protein → MLIDLKHIARRKQGKEIIKNVSWQVNKGDKWMLYGLNGAGKTTLLNILNAYEPHTSGELTLFGMQPGKKGYSADNVRAQIGFVSNSLMDRFQDGEIVIDVVISGIFKSIGIFQEVHQSYIDMAKKYLAQMGMSDFENQYYGYLSTGERQKVLIARALMGSPQLLILDEPASGLDFIAREDLLNALDSLYKQNPQLAVIYVTHFVEEITCSIQKGFLLKDGSCYKQGDLTSVLNSNTLSEFFNRNVYVNNQNQRYSLFLQE
- a CDS encoding HAD family hydrolase, translated to MDNVKAIFLDMDGTILHKDNRVDIETVKVISQLRNQGYKVFLATGRAHDEIHYLVPESFEVDGIISSNGTLGVVEEETIFKHSLSYNTVLEIVKRAKQQAIYYEVFPFDRQRIVLKEDKAWAEELFEANTPPGKVGESEWTSRKESIVKKVDWEDSIPDSTFSKIYLFSPDYDKITNFRNQLIEDEVALHISVSNSSRFNAETMAFEVDKGTGIKEMIEHFGIRQEETLVIGDSDNDRAMFAFGHYTVAMKNARPEIQALAKDVTSLTNEENGAAAYLSEHFINN